In Pedobacter sp. SL55, the following proteins share a genomic window:
- a CDS encoding type II toxin-antitoxin system RelE/ParE family toxin, translating to MQIKWNRLAVKRLMDAIQYLEDNENSAYAEKIEREILSKIKLLVERPKIHQLDRLKKNNDGSFYAFEVDRYRISYREISREIRILRIRHTSRRPFSR from the coding sequence ATGCAAATAAAATGGAATAGATTAGCTGTTAAGCGGCTTATGGATGCCATTCAATATCTCGAAGATAACGAGAACTCCGCTTACGCAGAAAAGATTGAAAGGGAAATACTATCTAAAATCAAGTTGCTAGTTGAAAGACCAAAAATTCATCAACTAGATAGGTTAAAGAAAAATAACGATGGTAGCTTCTACGCATTTGAAGTAGATAGATATCGGATATCATATCGTGAAATTTCAAGAGAAATAAGAATTTTAAGAATTAGACATACAAGTAGAAGACCGTTTTCTCGTTAG
- a CDS encoding PQQ-dependent sugar dehydrogenase, whose protein sequence is MDVPLQNRRYKNYWRRQEDCKLATGGYNNHWTRNLLVSKAKDKIYISVGSGSNVGENGMEHEVRRAAILEVNPDGTGEKIFASGLRNPVGMDWAPTTNMLWTAVNERDGLGDDLVPDYITSVKDGGFYGWPYAYFGQHKDPRLKGVNPELVKKTLVPDVALGAHTASLGLAFYTDNKFPAKYQGGAFIGQHGSWNRSQLAGYKVAFVSFKDGRPTGTMQDFLTGFVADASKSEVYGRPVGVAVANDGALLVADDVSGVIWRVFTSK, encoded by the coding sequence GTGGATGTTCCCTTACAAAACAGGAGATACAAAAATTACTGGAGAAGGCAAGAAGATTGTAAGCTTGCTACAGGTGGCTACAATAATCACTGGACTAGAAACTTACTAGTAAGCAAAGCGAAAGATAAAATTTACATTTCTGTAGGTTCGGGCAGTAATGTTGGCGAAAATGGTATGGAGCACGAAGTGAGAAGAGCAGCAATTTTGGAGGTAAATCCAGATGGCACTGGAGAAAAAATATTTGCCAGTGGTTTGCGTAACCCGGTTGGCATGGATTGGGCGCCAACAACCAATATGTTATGGACTGCCGTAAACGAACGTGATGGTTTAGGCGATGATTTAGTGCCAGACTATATCACTAGCGTTAAAGATGGCGGTTTTTATGGTTGGCCTTATGCCTATTTTGGTCAACACAAAGATCCGAGATTAAAGGGTGTAAATCCAGAATTGGTAAAGAAGACTTTAGTGCCAGACGTAGCGCTCGGCGCTCACACGGCTTCACTTGGCTTGGCATTCTACACCGACAATAAATTCCCAGCTAAATACCAGGGCGGAGCTTTTATTGGTCAACACGGCTCATGGAATAGATCGCAATTGGCTGGATATAAAGTTGCATTTGTTTCTTTTAAAGATGGTAGGCCAACAGGCACAATGCAAGATTTTTTAACAGGCTTTGTTGCCGATGCTTCAAAAAGTGAAGTTTATGGCCGACCTGTAGGAGTAGCTGTAGCCAATGATGGTGCTTTGCTAGTGGCAGATGATGTAAGTGGCGTGATTTGGCGTGTTTTTACAAGTAAATAA
- the fabD gene encoding ACP S-malonyltransferase has product MKAYIFPGQGAQFVGMGKDLYENSPLAKELFEKANEIIGFRISDIMFGGTDEELKQTNVTQPAIFLHSVILAKVLGDDFKPEMVAGHSLGEFSALVAANALSFEDGLKLVIARANAMQKACELQPSTMAAILGLADEVVEQICAGIEDVVVPANYNCPGQLVISGSIEGINKACEQLTAAGAKRALKLNVGGAFHSPLMEPAKVELQAAIEATAINAPVCPIYQNVNAQPTIDPVVIKTNLIAQLTGAVKWTQTATNMIADGGNDFVEVGPGNVLQGLVKKVSREVQTSSANIA; this is encoded by the coding sequence ATGAAAGCATATATTTTTCCAGGGCAAGGCGCCCAGTTTGTAGGCATGGGTAAGGACTTGTACGAAAACAGTCCGCTAGCTAAAGAACTTTTTGAAAAAGCGAATGAAATTATCGGTTTCCGCATTAGCGATATCATGTTTGGTGGTACTGACGAAGAATTGAAGCAAACCAATGTAACACAGCCTGCAATTTTCTTGCACTCGGTAATTTTAGCAAAGGTTTTGGGAGATGATTTTAAGCCAGAAATGGTTGCAGGCCACTCTTTAGGCGAGTTTTCTGCTTTGGTTGCGGCTAACGCATTGTCTTTTGAAGACGGTTTAAAATTGGTTATTGCTCGTGCTAATGCCATGCAAAAAGCTTGCGAGTTGCAACCAAGCACTATGGCTGCTATCTTAGGTTTAGCTGATGAGGTTGTAGAGCAAATTTGTGCTGGAATTGAAGATGTAGTAGTTCCTGCAAATTACAATTGCCCTGGTCAGTTGGTAATTTCTGGAAGTATTGAAGGCATTAACAAAGCATGTGAGCAATTAACCGCTGCGGGTGCAAAAAGAGCATTGAAGTTAAATGTTGGCGGTGCTTTTCACTCGCCTTTAATGGAGCCTGCAAAGGTAGAATTACAGGCGGCAATTGAAGCTACAGCAATTAATGCACCGGTTTGTCCAATTTATCAAAACGTAAATGCGCAGCCAACTATTGATCCTGTGGTAATTAAGACAAATTTAATTGCCCAATTAACTGGAGCAGTAAAATGGACACAAACTGCAACCAATATGATTGCTGATGGCGGTAATGATTTTGTAGAAGTAGGCCCAGGCAACGTATTGCAAGGCTTAGTTAAAAAAGTGAGTAGAGAAGTGCAAACTAGCAGTGCAAACATCGCTTAG
- a CDS encoding 1,4-dihydroxy-6-naphthoate synthase: MELTLGFSPCPNDTFIFDALIHGKIDTEGLTFKVFFDDVETLNQKALRSELAITKLSFHAFAYVAEQYALLDAGSALGFGVGPLLICKKENAKQIESKLQAENCELKIGIPGKYTTANFLLGAAYPQLTNKQEMVFSEIEDALLSEEIDLGLIIHENRFTYQAKGLHKVVDLGAYWEEFSGCAIPLGGIVVNRKLPLDVQQKVNRLVKKSVEFAFANPKSGIDFIREHAQAMEEEVMYKHIELYVNKYSVDLGIEGRKAIDTLFEVATKNEVIPSIGKSLYVNS, encoded by the coding sequence ATGGAACTCACACTTGGTTTTTCGCCCTGCCCTAACGATACTTTTATTTTCGATGCGCTGATACACGGAAAAATAGATACCGAAGGTTTAACTTTTAAGGTGTTTTTTGATGATGTAGAAACGCTTAATCAAAAAGCTTTGCGTAGCGAATTAGCTATTACCAAACTGAGTTTTCATGCCTTTGCCTACGTTGCAGAGCAATATGCCTTATTGGATGCCGGAAGTGCACTTGGATTTGGCGTAGGCCCTTTGTTAATTTGCAAAAAGGAAAATGCCAAGCAAATTGAAAGCAAGCTGCAAGCTGAAAACTGCGAGCTTAAAATTGGCATTCCGGGCAAATACACTACCGCCAATTTTTTATTGGGAGCAGCCTACCCGCAATTAACCAATAAACAAGAAATGGTTTTCTCAGAAATTGAAGACGCCTTGCTTAGCGAAGAAATTGATTTGGGCTTAATTATTCACGAAAATAGGTTTACCTACCAAGCTAAAGGTTTACATAAAGTGGTAGACTTAGGTGCTTATTGGGAAGAATTTTCGGGCTGTGCCATCCCTTTGGGAGGCATTGTAGTAAACAGAAAGTTGCCACTTGATGTTCAGCAGAAAGTAAATCGTTTAGTTAAAAAATCTGTAGAATTTGCTTTTGCCAACCCAAAATCGGGAATTGATTTTATACGAGAGCATGCACAGGCTATGGAAGAAGAAGTGATGTACAAGCACATTGAATTGTATGTAAACAAATACTCTGTAGACTTAGGGATCGAAGGCCGTAAAGCAATTGACACGCTATTTGAAGTAGCTACCAAAAATGAAGTAATTCCATCAATAGGAAAGAGTTTATATGTAAATTCTTAA
- the folE gene encoding GTP cyclohydrolase I FolE — MAHNHDHDDEELLGYQKIERYNDDKINSVAVHYKDILTQLGENPEREGLLKTPERVAKALQYLTHGYDVKPEEILRSAMFKEEYSQMVVVKDIEIFSMCEHHMLPFFGKAHIAYIPNGHIVGLSKIPRVVDAFARRLQVQERLTNEIRDCIQDTLNPAGVAVVMECKHLCMAMRGVQKQNSVTTTSAFTGGFLKNDKTRAEFLRLITADLH; from the coding sequence ATGGCACACAATCACGACCACGATGATGAAGAATTATTGGGCTATCAGAAGATAGAACGATACAACGATGATAAAATTAACAGTGTTGCAGTACACTATAAAGATATTTTAACGCAATTGGGCGAAAACCCAGAGCGTGAAGGTTTGCTGAAAACACCAGAGCGTGTAGCTAAAGCTTTGCAATATTTAACGCATGGCTACGATGTTAAACCAGAAGAAATTTTGCGTTCGGCAATGTTTAAGGAAGAATATAGCCAAATGGTGGTGGTAAAAGATATTGAGATTTTCTCTATGTGCGAACACCACATGTTGCCGTTTTTTGGGAAAGCACACATTGCCTATATTCCTAATGGGCATATTGTAGGTTTAAGCAAAATTCCTCGTGTGGTTGATGCTTTTGCCCGCCGTTTACAAGTGCAAGAGCGTTTAACTAACGAAATTAGAGACTGCATTCAGGATACGTTAAACCCAGCTGGTGTTGCCGTAGTAATGGAATGTAAGCACTTGTGCATGGCAATGCGTGGGGTGCAGAAACAAAATTCTGTAACTACTACCTCTGCATTTACTGGCGGATTTTTGAAAAATGATAAAACTCGTGCAGAGTTTTTAAGGTTAATTACGGCAGATTTACACTAA
- the carB gene encoding carbamoyl-phosphate synthase large subunit — protein MPKDTSINSVLIIGSGPIIIGQACEFDYSGSQAALSLKEEGVKVSIINSNPATIMTDKVIGDHVYLKPLTLESIEEILVEHKNNPNLPTIDAVLPTMGGQTALNLCVDADERGLWKKHNVRIIGVDVAAIDKTENRESFRQLMVDIGVGVATSKIANSFLEGKEAAQEIGFPLVIRPSYTLGGYGGGFVHKKEDFDAALKRGLEASPTHEVLVEQAVLGWKEYELELLRDSNDNVIIICSIENFDPMGIHTGDSITVAPAMTLSDRCYQEMRNQAIKMMRAIGNFAGGCNVQFSVNPDNDEIIAIEINPRVSRSSALASKATGYPIAKIAAKLAIGYNLDEIENQITKTTSAYFEPTLDYVIVKIPRFNFDKFKGANMELGLQMKAVGEVMAIGRNFIEALQKACQSLEIGRAGIGADGRQKRDIEEIMHGLQHPSWNRLFLIKDAMSMGVPLESIRKVTRIDKWFLNQIQDLVALETELKRYSLNNIPRDFFFNLKQKGFSDIQIAYVLGNVTEDEVYNRRKELNIRRVYKMVDTCAAEFAAQTPYFYSTFEEAPQQISLVTGEVLSDGDELGTNESIVSDKKKVIVLGSGPNRIGQGIEFDYSCVHGLLAAKENGFEAIMINCNPETVSTDFNMANKLYFEPVFWEHVREIIDLENPYGVIVQLGGQTALKMAEKLHENNIRIIGTSYEDMDIAEDRGSFSDLLKELDIPYPKYGVAENAEEAIKVANEVGYPVLVRPSYVLGGQGMSIVINDEDLETAVVKLLGDLPGNRVLIDHFLDRAEETESDSICDGTDVHIVGLMEHIEPAGIHSGDSSAVLPPFSLSDKVIADMENYSKKIAKALNVIGLLNIQFAVKDEKVYVIEANPRASRTVPFIAKAYDVPYINIAARVMLGVNKLKDFNIERKLKGFAIKEPVFSHNKFPEITKELGPEMKSTGEAIRFIKDLEDPYFLKLVKDKSMYLSK, from the coding sequence ATGCCTAAAGACACTTCCATCAATTCAGTATTGATCATCGGATCTGGACCTATTATTATTGGACAAGCCTGCGAATTTGACTACTCTGGTTCTCAAGCCGCACTTTCTTTAAAAGAAGAAGGAGTTAAGGTTTCGATCATCAACTCCAATCCGGCTACCATTATGACCGACAAGGTTATTGGTGACCATGTTTATTTAAAACCTCTAACACTCGAATCGATTGAAGAAATTTTAGTTGAACACAAAAACAACCCCAACTTACCTACTATTGATGCGGTTTTACCTACCATGGGTGGCCAAACAGCACTTAACCTTTGTGTTGATGCTGATGAAAGAGGTTTGTGGAAAAAACACAACGTTAGAATTATCGGTGTTGATGTTGCTGCGATTGACAAAACTGAAAACAGAGAATCTTTCCGCCAGTTAATGGTTGATATAGGCGTTGGTGTAGCTACATCTAAAATTGCCAACTCTTTCCTAGAAGGTAAAGAAGCAGCGCAAGAAATTGGCTTCCCGTTGGTAATTCGCCCATCTTACACCTTAGGTGGTTACGGTGGTGGCTTTGTACACAAAAAAGAAGATTTTGACGCAGCACTTAAACGCGGTTTAGAAGCTTCGCCAACCCACGAGGTTTTGGTAGAGCAAGCAGTTTTAGGCTGGAAAGAATATGAATTAGAGCTATTGAGAGATAGCAACGACAACGTAATCATCATCTGTTCTATCGAGAACTTTGATCCAATGGGTATCCATACCGGAGACTCGATTACAGTTGCCCCTGCAATGACTTTATCAGACCGTTGCTACCAAGAAATGCGTAACCAAGCCATCAAAATGATGCGTGCTATTGGTAATTTCGCAGGTGGTTGTAACGTACAGTTTTCGGTAAATCCTGATAATGATGAAATTATCGCTATCGAGATTAACCCACGTGTATCTCGTTCATCGGCCTTGGCAAGTAAGGCAACTGGCTACCCAATTGCTAAAATTGCAGCTAAATTGGCTATCGGCTACAACTTAGATGAAATTGAAAATCAAATTACAAAAACTACTTCGGCCTACTTTGAGCCTACTTTAGATTACGTAATTGTAAAAATTCCTCGTTTTAACTTCGATAAATTTAAAGGCGCTAACATGGAGCTTGGTTTACAGATGAAAGCTGTAGGCGAGGTAATGGCCATTGGTCGTAATTTTATCGAGGCATTGCAAAAGGCTTGTCAGAGTTTAGAGATTGGACGTGCCGGCATTGGTGCCGATGGTCGCCAAAAACGTGACATCGAAGAAATTATGCATGGCTTACAGCACCCAAGCTGGAACCGTTTGTTCTTAATCAAAGATGCCATGAGCATGGGTGTACCACTAGAATCTATCCGTAAGGTAACTAGAATTGATAAGTGGTTCTTAAACCAAATACAAGATTTAGTAGCGCTAGAAACAGAGTTGAAACGCTATTCACTAAATAATATTCCTAGAGATTTCTTCTTCAACTTAAAACAAAAAGGTTTCTCAGATATACAAATTGCCTACGTTTTAGGTAATGTAACCGAAGACGAAGTTTATAATCGCCGTAAAGAGCTAAACATTAGAAGAGTTTATAAAATGGTAGATACTTGTGCTGCCGAATTTGCCGCACAAACGCCTTACTTCTACTCTACTTTTGAAGAAGCACCGCAACAGATTTCTTTGGTAACAGGAGAAGTTTTATCTGATGGAGATGAATTAGGCACTAACGAATCGATTGTTTCTGACAAGAAAAAAGTGATTGTATTAGGTTCAGGTCCTAACCGTATTGGTCAAGGTATCGAATTCGATTACTCTTGCGTACACGGTTTGTTAGCAGCCAAAGAAAATGGTTTCGAAGCCATCATGATTAACTGTAATCCAGAAACGGTAAGTACAGACTTTAACATGGCCAACAAGTTATACTTCGAGCCTGTATTTTGGGAGCACGTTCGCGAAATAATTGACTTAGAAAACCCTTATGGCGTAATTGTACAATTGGGTGGTCAAACTGCTTTAAAGATGGCCGAAAAACTTCACGAAAACAATATCCGCATCATAGGTACTTCTTATGAGGACATGGATATTGCCGAAGATCGTGGTAGCTTCTCGGATTTATTGAAAGAACTAGATATTCCTTATCCGAAATATGGCGTAGCAGAAAATGCGGAAGAAGCCATTAAAGTAGCTAACGAAGTAGGTTATCCGGTATTGGTTCGCCCTAGTTATGTACTAGGTGGCCAAGGTATGAGCATTGTAATTAACGACGAAGACCTAGAAACTGCTGTAGTTAAATTATTAGGTGACCTACCAGGTAATCGTGTACTAATTGACCACTTCTTAGACAGAGCAGAAGAAACCGAATCTGACTCTATTTGCGATGGAACCGATGTACACATTGTTGGTTTAATGGAGCACATTGAGCCTGCAGGTATTCACTCTGGAGATTCAAGTGCGGTTTTACCTCCGTTCAGCTTATCTGACAAGGTAATTGCCGACATGGAAAACTACTCGAAAAAAATTGCGAAAGCTTTAAATGTAATTGGTTTGTTAAACATTCAATTTGCAGTTAAAGATGAGAAGGTATATGTAATTGAAGCTAACCCACGTGCTTCGCGTACAGTGCCATTTATCGCTAAAGCTTACGATGTGCCTTACATTAACATTGCGGCAAGGGTAATGCTGGGCGTAAATAAATTGAAAGATTTTAACATCGAGCGTAAGCTTAAAGGATTTGCAATTAAAGAACCTGTTTTCTCTCATAATAAGTTCCCAGAGATCACTAAAGAATTAGGCCCAGAAATGAAATCTACAGGCGAAGCCATCCGTTTCATCAAAGATTTGGAAGATCCTTACTTCTTGAAATTAGTGAAAGATAAATCAATGTATTTGTCGAAATAG
- a CDS encoding 6-pyruvoyl trahydropterin synthase family protein, with amino-acid sequence MIYITRRESFNAAHKLARPDWTEDENTAVFGKCANPNWHGHNYQLYVTVKGEVNPETGFLVDLKWLKQVINTHVIDKVDHRNLNLDVDFMKGKLASTENLAIAVWDILKPQINESGAELHCIKIYETDNNYVEYFG; translated from the coding sequence ATGATTTATATCACACGTAGAGAAAGCTTTAACGCTGCACACAAACTGGCTAGACCAGATTGGACAGAGGACGAAAATACGGCGGTTTTTGGCAAATGCGCTAACCCAAATTGGCATGGTCATAACTATCAATTATATGTAACGGTTAAAGGAGAAGTTAACCCAGAAACTGGTTTTTTGGTAGATTTGAAATGGTTAAAACAAGTAATTAATACCCATGTGATTGATAAAGTTGACCACAGAAACTTGAACCTTGATGTGGATTTTATGAAAGGTAAATTAGCATCTACAGAGAATTTGGCAATTGCCGTGTGGGATATTTTGAAACCACAGATAAACGAAAGCGGTGCCGAATTGCACTGCATTAAAATTTACGAAACTGATAACAACTACGTCGAGTATTTCGGCTAA
- a CDS encoding DUF3137 domain-containing protein, which yields MGKQTHWHDIFKGIIFCADFNKHFNSITVVKPKGFGGAFGKWFSQNVFGNKNIVELENVDFDKMFITESGDQVEARYILTPSLMEKLLDLNQYANSTISISFIWSNVYIAFPLNHNYFEAPIFKSLLNADVLERDLNMLRLMRHVVEELDLNTRIWTKQ from the coding sequence ATGGGAAAACAAACGCATTGGCATGACATCTTTAAAGGCATTATTTTTTGTGCCGATTTCAATAAGCATTTCAATAGCATTACGGTAGTAAAGCCTAAAGGTTTCGGAGGCGCATTCGGTAAATGGTTTTCTCAAAATGTATTTGGCAACAAGAACATTGTAGAACTGGAAAATGTAGATTTCGATAAGATGTTTATTACCGAAAGTGGCGACCAAGTTGAGGCTCGTTACATTTTAACACCGTCGTTAATGGAGAAGCTATTGGATCTAAACCAATATGCCAACTCTACTATTTCAATTTCGTTTATTTGGTCTAACGTTTACATTGCTTTTCCTTTAAACCATAATTATTTTGAAGCGCCGATTTTTAAATCGTTGCTAAATGCAGATGTTTTAGAAAGGGATTTGAATATGCTGCGTTTAATGCGCCATGTGGTAGAAGAATTAGATTTGAACACTAGGATTTGGACGAAGCAGTAG
- a CDS encoding FtsX-like permease family protein: protein MAEGMMITLTGCIFGIAIGLIFCLLQQRFGWVKMGDANFMFSNAYPIALKWKDFVLVFVTVSFFSFIAAGLASNLSVKKIDRINQDL, encoded by the coding sequence TTGGCCGAAGGCATGATGATCACCTTAACAGGTTGTATATTTGGTATAGCAATAGGATTGATTTTTTGCTTGCTTCAGCAACGCTTTGGATGGGTAAAAATGGGCGATGCAAATTTTATGTTCTCCAACGCTTATCCAATTGCATTAAAGTGGAAAGATTTTGTGCTGGTATTTGTCACTGTTAGCTTTTTTTCTTTTATAGCGGCAGGTTTGGCATCAAATTTAAGTGTTAAAAAGATAGATCGTATTAATCAAGATCTTTAG
- a CDS encoding sensor histidine kinase, which produces MINANKILYKTRIQFSIVLSVVATLVIVGWTTFFNIKHQYLEQQTEQVREKLRKVQLAYEKQIALAGTISNNSEAQFEFNQFADVNGVYLNLYDISGNLYLTTLPRLYDLGIIGRKMGPMAYMQLATAQKSEYINPVEKIGEFSYAAAYAPVRNADNQTIAYISIPYYSNEEDYQARIGLFINTLINIYALVFVLIGVLAVFLANQITSPLTFIQENIRRTKLGQANQPLVWHRQDEIGVLVKEYNKMIAELEVSANKLARSERESAWREMAKQVAHEIKNPLTPLKLGVQLLEKSWKEKDPNFEQKFERFNKSFVEQIDSLATIASEFSNFAKMPDTKLEHITLVPIIEQAKEVFSSMEHVEIHILNRSNREIWVLGDKDQLLRSFNNLLKNAIEAADGKEKCVIKIHIANDEKQVFVELEDNGKGIEPSLQSSIFRANFTTKSSGTGLGLAFVKQAIENAGGKVEFTSVLNNGTIFYLTFPLV; this is translated from the coding sequence ATGATTAATGCCAATAAAATTCTCTACAAAACCCGTATACAGTTTTCGATAGTGCTTTCTGTAGTGGCTACGCTGGTTATTGTTGGGTGGACTACCTTTTTCAATATCAAACATCAATACCTTGAACAACAAACCGAACAGGTAAGAGAGAAATTGCGAAAAGTGCAATTGGCCTACGAAAAGCAGATTGCCCTAGCAGGTACCATTAGCAACAATAGCGAGGCGCAATTTGAGTTTAACCAATTTGCGGATGTGAATGGTGTTTACCTCAATTTGTACGATATTAGTGGCAACCTTTACCTTACTACTTTGCCTAGGTTGTACGATTTGGGTATTATTGGGCGTAAAATGGGTCCAATGGCCTATATGCAGTTGGCTACAGCACAAAAATCGGAATACATAAACCCGGTAGAAAAAATTGGCGAATTTAGCTACGCTGCAGCTTATGCTCCGGTACGAAATGCCGATAACCAAACCATTGCCTATATCAGTATTCCATACTATTCAAACGAAGAAGATTACCAGGCCAGAATTGGGCTTTTTATCAATACGCTAATTAATATTTACGCACTAGTTTTTGTATTGATTGGTGTTTTGGCTGTTTTCTTGGCCAACCAAATTACCAGTCCGCTAACTTTTATACAAGAAAACATACGCAGAACCAAGTTGGGGCAGGCCAACCAGCCATTGGTGTGGCACCGCCAAGACGAGATTGGGGTACTCGTAAAAGAATACAATAAAATGATTGCCGAACTAGAGGTAAGTGCAAATAAATTAGCTCGTAGCGAACGCGAAAGTGCATGGCGTGAAATGGCAAAACAGGTAGCTCACGAAATTAAAAACCCATTGACACCGTTAAAGCTTGGTGTACAGTTGTTAGAAAAATCGTGGAAAGAAAAAGATCCTAATTTTGAGCAAAAGTTTGAGCGTTTTAATAAATCGTTTGTAGAACAGATTGATAGCTTAGCCACCATTGCATCAGAGTTTTCTAATTTTGCAAAAATGCCCGATACTAAATTGGAACACATTACACTGGTGCCAATTATAGAGCAAGCCAAAGAAGTATTTAGCTCTATGGAGCATGTAGAAATCCATATATTAAACAGAAGCAATAGAGAAATATGGGTGCTTGGCGACAAAGACCAGCTGCTGCGTTCGTTTAATAACCTGTTAAAAAATGCCATAGAAGCTGCAGATGGGAAAGAGAAATGTGTAATTAAAATACATATTGCTAACGATGAAAAACAGGTTTTTGTAGAGCTAGAAGACAACGGAAAAGGTATTGAACCAAGTTTACAGAGCAGTATTTTTAGGGCTAATTTTACCACAAAATCATCGGGCACTGGTTTGGGCTTGGCATTCGTAAAACAGGCCATAGAAAATGCTGGCGGAAAAGTAGAGTTTACCTCAGTATTAAATAATGGAACTATTTTCTACCTCACTTTCCCATTAGTGTAA
- the mqnB gene encoding futalosine hydrolase, with translation MKLLIVAATQAEIAPTLSHFNLKPRNFIETENFDVLITGVGMVATAFALGQKLTSNYHLVLNVGIAGSFDREISLGELVNITQDTFAELGAEDHEKFISLPQLGFGENEFSSSSDIALKLRAVKGITVNKVHGNAQSIEKTEAIYHPQTESMEGAAVFYACNQLGIKTLQVRSISNYVEPRNRESWQIGLAVKNLNEWLIAFLVQL, from the coding sequence ATGAAACTTCTCATCGTTGCAGCCACCCAGGCAGAAATTGCGCCAACCCTGTCGCATTTCAATTTGAAGCCTCGCAATTTCATCGAAACAGAAAATTTTGATGTGCTCATTACTGGCGTAGGTATGGTAGCAACTGCATTTGCACTAGGACAAAAGCTTACCAGCAACTACCACTTAGTACTCAATGTTGGTATTGCTGGCAGTTTCGACAGAGAAATTTCGTTGGGAGAACTCGTTAATATTACTCAAGACACTTTTGCAGAATTAGGAGCCGAAGACCATGAAAAATTCATCAGCTTACCCCAACTTGGCTTTGGGGAGAATGAGTTTTCATCTTCGTCCGATATAGCACTTAAACTTAGAGCAGTAAAAGGAATTACCGTAAATAAAGTGCATGGCAACGCACAAAGCATTGAAAAAACCGAGGCAATTTACCATCCTCAAACTGAAAGCATGGAAGGCGCAGCAGTTTTTTATGCCTGCAATCAATTAGGCATTAAGACTTTGCAAGTGCGAAGCATTTCTAACTACGTAGAACCTAGAAACAGAGAAAGTTGGCAAATTGGTTTGGCAGTAAAAAACCTGAACGAATGGTTAATAGCTTTTCTGGTACAGTTATAG
- a CDS encoding LemA family protein has product MIILGIIAIVVLLIGIGIYNSLIGKKNQVTNAFSAIDVMLKKRYDLIPNLVETIKQYMTYESETLTKITQMRTQRNTGSLTDAEKIQLDQQLNTAVRGVMVNVENYPDLKANTNFLNLQSTWTESEEQIAAARRTYNSAVTTYNNAVMMFPSSIFAGMLRYQTMPVLETPAEERKNISAKELFNS; this is encoded by the coding sequence ATGATTATTTTAGGAATTATCGCCATTGTTGTATTGCTAATAGGTATCGGTATTTACAACTCTCTTATCGGAAAAAAGAACCAAGTAACCAACGCCTTCTCTGCTATCGATGTGATGCTAAAAAAGCGTTACGATCTTATCCCCAATTTGGTGGAAACCATTAAGCAGTATATGACCTACGAAAGTGAAACGCTAACAAAAATTACACAAATGCGTACACAGAGAAACACTGGTAGCTTAACCGATGCAGAAAAAATACAGCTAGACCAACAACTTAATACTGCTGTAAGAGGGGTAATGGTTAACGTAGAAAACTACCCAGATTTAAAAGCAAACACCAACTTCCTAAACCTGCAAAGCACTTGGACTGAAAGCGAAGAGCAAATTGCGGCAGCTCGTAGAACTTACAACTCTGCAGTAACTACGTACAACAATGCTGTGATGATGTTTCCAAGTAGTATTTTCGCTGGTATGTTGCGCTACCAAACTATGCCAGTGCTAGAAACCCCAGCCGAAGAACGTAAAAACATTAGCGCAAAAGAATTATTCAATAGCTAA